A single genomic interval of Tursiops truncatus isolate mTurTru1 chromosome 16, mTurTru1.mat.Y, whole genome shotgun sequence harbors:
- the JAKMIP3 gene encoding janus kinase and microtubule-interacting protein 3 isoform X5: MEINHSVKKTLSVPPNLDIRHHVDRQCSCLDRFLHLPRVSQKVSRVEREKSQELRQLREHEQHKSAVLLTELKTKLHEEKMKELQALRETLLRQHEAELLRVAKVKDSENQRLRALLHALRDSAPDKVRAVLLSEAKEEARKGFEVEKVRMQQEISELKGAKKQVEEALTMVAQADKVKAAEIRSVYHLHQEEISRIKKECEREIRRLMEEIKFKDRAVFVLERELGVQAGHAQRLQLQKEALDEQLSQVKETDRHPGSPRRELPHASGAGDASDRSGSPEQQLDEKDARRFQLKIAELSAIIRKLEDRNALLSEERNELLKRLREAESQYKPLLDRNRRLTRKNEDLSHTLRRMENKLKFITQENIEMRQRAGILRRPSSLNDLDQSQDEREVDFLRLQILEQQHLIDELSKTLETAGYVKSMLERDKLLRYRKQRKKMAKLPKKPVVVETFFGYDEEASLESDGSSISYQTDRTDQTPCTPDDDLEEGLAKEETELRFRQLTMEYQALQRAYALLQEQVGGTLDAEREVKTREQLQADVQRAQTRIEDLEKALAEQGQDTKWIEEKQMLYRRNQELVEKIKQMETEEARLKHEVQDAKDQNELLEFRILELEERERKSPAINFHHTHFVDGKSPLQAYCEAEGVMDILVSELMKKLDLLGDNAVSNLTNEEQVVVIQARTVLTLAEKWLQQIEETESALQRKMVDLESEKELFSKQKGYLDEELDYRKQCLDQAHKHILELEAMLYDVLQQEAGAKVAEMLPEEEHEKLRVAVEQWKRQVMSELRERDAQILRERMELLQLAQQRIKELEERIEAQKRQIKELEEKLSFCGHSSPGHPGVPSEEPDPFPAVGPESSRCPGGRGRRHISFLKTQGDLGSAHPLPSRKREKGGL, encoded by the exons ATGGAAATAAATCATTCAGTAAAAAAAACACTGAGTGTCCCCCCAAATCTAGACATCAGACATCATGTAGACAGACAGTGCAGCTGCCTAGATCGGTTTCTCCATTTGCCAAGAGTGTCACAGAAG GTCAGCCGGGTGGAAAGGGAGAAGAGCCAGGAGCTCAGGCAGCTGCGGGAGCACGAGCAACACAAGAGCGCCGTCCTGCTCACCGAGCTCAAGACGAAGCTGCACGAGGAAAAGATGAAGGAGCTGCAGGCCCTGCGGGAGACGCTGCTGCGGCAGCACGAGGCTGAGCTGCTGCGGGTCGCCAAGGTCAAGGACAGCGAGAACCAGCGGCTTCGGGCGCTGCTGCACGCCCTGCGTGACAGCGCCCCCGACAAGGTGCGCGCCGTGCTGCTGTCCGAGGCCAAGGAGGAGGCACGCAAGGGCTTCGAGGTGGAGAAGGTGAGGATGCAGCAGGAGATCTCCGAGCTCAAGGGGGCCAAGAAGCAGGTGGAGGAGGCGCTGACGATGGTCGCCCAGGCTGACAAGGTCAAGGCCGCGGAGATCAGGAGCGTGTACCACCTGCACCAGGAGGAGATCTCCCGCATCAAGAAGGAGTGCGAGCGGGAGATCCGCCGGCTG ATGGAGGAgataaaatttaaagacagagCAGTCTTCGTGCTGGAGAGAGAGTTAGGGGTCCAAGCCGGGCATGCCCAGAGACTTCAGCTCCAGAAAGAGGCTCTAGATGAGCAGCTGTCCCAGGTCAAAGAGACCGATCGGCACCCAGGCAGCCCCAGACGGGAGCTTCCTCACGCAAGCGGTGCAGGAGACGCCTCAGACCGCTCGGGAAGCCCT gaACAGCAGTTGGATGAAAAGGATGCTCGGCGTTTCCAACTTAAGATTGCGGAGCTGAGCGCGATCATCCGGAAGCTCGAGGACCGCAACGCCCTGCTGTCGGAGGAGAGGAACGAGCTG TTGAAGCGTCTGAGGGAAGCTGAAAGTCAGTACAAGCCGTTGCTCGACAGAAACAGACGCCTGACTCGGAAAAACGAAGATCTGTCCCACACTTTACGTCGGATGGAGAACAAGTTAAAATTTATCACCCAGGAGAACATAGAGATG AGACAGAGAGCTGGCATCCTGAGGAGACCCAGTTCCTTAAACGACCTGGACCAGAGCCAGGATGAAAGAGAGGTTGACTTCCTGAGGCTGCAGATCCTGGAGCAGCAACACCTCATAGACGAGCTCTCCAAG ACGCTGGAGACGGCCGGCTACGTGAAGAGCATGTTA GAGCGTGATAAGCTTTTAAGATAtcggaaacaaagaaagaagatggcAAAACTCCCCAAG AAGCCGGTTGTCGTGGAGACCTTCTTTGGATACGACGAAGAGGCTTCCCTGGAATCTGACGGTTCTTCCATCTCTTATCAAACGGACAGGACAGACCAGACCCCGTGCACCCCAGACGACGACCTGGAGGAG GGCCTGGCCAAGGAGGAGACGGAGCTGAGGTTCCGGCAGCTGACTATGGAGTACCAGGCCCTGCAGCGGGCCTATGCGCTGCTACAGGAGCAGGTCGGAGGGACGCTGGACGCAGAGCGAGAAGTTAAG ACCCGTGAGCAGCTACAGGCGGACGTGCAGAGGGCGCAGACGCGGATCGAAGACCTGGAGAAGGCCCTGGCAGAGCAGGGGCAG GACACGAAGTGGATTGAAGAGAAGCAAATGCTGTATCGGAGAAATCAAGAGCTCGTGGAAAAG ATTAAACAAATGGAGACAGAAGAGGCCCGGTTAAAGCATGAGGTCCAGGATGCGAAGGACCAGAACGAGCTGCTGGAGTTCCGGATCCTGGAGCTAGAG gagagggagaggaagtcGCCGGCCATCAACTTCCACCACACCCACTTCGTGGACGGGAAGAGCCCCCTGCAGGCGTACTGCGAGGCCGAAGGCGTGATG GACATCCTGGTCTCGGAGCTGATGAAGAAGCTGGACCTCCTGGGGGACAACGCCGTAAGT AATCTGACCAATGAGGAGCAAGTGGTCGTCATACAAGCCAGGACAGTCCTGACCTTGGCCGAAAAG TGGCTCCAGCAGATCGAAGAGACGGAGTCGGCCCTGCAGCGGAAGATGGTGGACCTGGAGAGCGAGAAG GAGCTGTTCAGTAAACAGAAGGGCTACCTGGACGAGGAGCTGGACTACAGAAAGCAGTGCTTGGACCAAGCTCACAAG cACATCCTGGAGCTGGAAGCCATGCTGTACGACGTCCTGCAGCAGGAAGCTGGGGCCAAAGTGGCAGAAATGCTGCCGGAGGAGGAGCACGAGAAGCTCAGGGTGGCGGTGGAGCAGTGGAAGCGCCAGGTCATGAGCGAGCTGCGCGAGCGGGACGCCCAGATCCTGCGGGAGCGCATGGAGCTGCTGCAGCTGGCGCAGCAG
- the JAKMIP3 gene encoding janus kinase and microtubule-interacting protein 3 isoform X6 has product MSKKGAGGRSKGDKAEVLAALQAANEELRAKLTEIQIELQQEKSKVSRVEREKSQELRQLREHEQHKSAVLLTELKTKLHEEKMKELQALRETLLRQHEAELLRVAKVKDSENQRLRALLHALRDSAPDKVRAVLLSEAKEEARKGFEVEKVRMQQEISELKGAKKQVEEALTMVAQADKVKAAEIRSVYHLHQEEISRIKKECEREIRRLMEEIKFKDRAVFVLERELGVQAGHAQRLQLQKEALDEQLSQVKETDRHPGSPRRELPHASGAGDASDRSGSPEQQLDEKDARRFQLKIAELSAIIRKLEDRNALLSEERNELLKRLREAESQYKPLLDRNRRLTRKNEDLSHTLRRMENKLKFITQENIEMRQRAGILRRPSSLNDLDQSQDEREVDFLRLQILEQQHLIDELSKTLETAGYVKSMLERDKLLRYRKQRKKMAKLPKKPVVVETFFGYDEEASLESDGSSISYQTDRTDQTPCTPDDDLEEGLAKEETELRFRQLTMEYQALQRAYALLQEQVGGTLDAEREVKTREQLQADVQRAQTRIEDLEKALAEQGQDTKWIEEKQMLYRRNQELVEKIKQMETEEARLKHEVQDAKDQNELLEFRILELEERERKSPAINFHHTHFVDGKSPLQAYCEAEGVMDILVSELMKKLDLLGDNAVSNLTNEEQVVVIQARTVLTLAEKWLQQIEETESALQRKMVDLESEKELFSKQKGYLDEELDYRKQCLDQAHKHILELEAMLYDVLQQEAGAKVAEMLPEEEHEKLRVAVEQWKRQVMSELRERDAQILRERMELLQLAQQRIKELEERIEAQKRQIKELEEKPSEEPDPFPAVGPESSRCPGGRGRRHISFLKTQGDLGSAHPLPSRKREKGGL; this is encoded by the exons ATGTCCAAGAAGGGTGCGGGCGGCCGAAGCAAGGGGGACAAGGCAGAGGTCCTCGCGGCGCTGCAGGCCGCCAACGAGGAGCTGCGGGCCAAGCTCACCGAGATCCAGATCGAGCTGCAGCAGGAGAAGAGCAAG GTCAGCCGGGTGGAAAGGGAGAAGAGCCAGGAGCTCAGGCAGCTGCGGGAGCACGAGCAACACAAGAGCGCCGTCCTGCTCACCGAGCTCAAGACGAAGCTGCACGAGGAAAAGATGAAGGAGCTGCAGGCCCTGCGGGAGACGCTGCTGCGGCAGCACGAGGCTGAGCTGCTGCGGGTCGCCAAGGTCAAGGACAGCGAGAACCAGCGGCTTCGGGCGCTGCTGCACGCCCTGCGTGACAGCGCCCCCGACAAGGTGCGCGCCGTGCTGCTGTCCGAGGCCAAGGAGGAGGCACGCAAGGGCTTCGAGGTGGAGAAGGTGAGGATGCAGCAGGAGATCTCCGAGCTCAAGGGGGCCAAGAAGCAGGTGGAGGAGGCGCTGACGATGGTCGCCCAGGCTGACAAGGTCAAGGCCGCGGAGATCAGGAGCGTGTACCACCTGCACCAGGAGGAGATCTCCCGCATCAAGAAGGAGTGCGAGCGGGAGATCCGCCGGCTG ATGGAGGAgataaaatttaaagacagagCAGTCTTCGTGCTGGAGAGAGAGTTAGGGGTCCAAGCCGGGCATGCCCAGAGACTTCAGCTCCAGAAAGAGGCTCTAGATGAGCAGCTGTCCCAGGTCAAAGAGACCGATCGGCACCCAGGCAGCCCCAGACGGGAGCTTCCTCACGCAAGCGGTGCAGGAGACGCCTCAGACCGCTCGGGAAGCCCT gaACAGCAGTTGGATGAAAAGGATGCTCGGCGTTTCCAACTTAAGATTGCGGAGCTGAGCGCGATCATCCGGAAGCTCGAGGACCGCAACGCCCTGCTGTCGGAGGAGAGGAACGAGCTG TTGAAGCGTCTGAGGGAAGCTGAAAGTCAGTACAAGCCGTTGCTCGACAGAAACAGACGCCTGACTCGGAAAAACGAAGATCTGTCCCACACTTTACGTCGGATGGAGAACAAGTTAAAATTTATCACCCAGGAGAACATAGAGATG AGACAGAGAGCTGGCATCCTGAGGAGACCCAGTTCCTTAAACGACCTGGACCAGAGCCAGGATGAAAGAGAGGTTGACTTCCTGAGGCTGCAGATCCTGGAGCAGCAACACCTCATAGACGAGCTCTCCAAG ACGCTGGAGACGGCCGGCTACGTGAAGAGCATGTTA GAGCGTGATAAGCTTTTAAGATAtcggaaacaaagaaagaagatggcAAAACTCCCCAAG AAGCCGGTTGTCGTGGAGACCTTCTTTGGATACGACGAAGAGGCTTCCCTGGAATCTGACGGTTCTTCCATCTCTTATCAAACGGACAGGACAGACCAGACCCCGTGCACCCCAGACGACGACCTGGAGGAG GGCCTGGCCAAGGAGGAGACGGAGCTGAGGTTCCGGCAGCTGACTATGGAGTACCAGGCCCTGCAGCGGGCCTATGCGCTGCTACAGGAGCAGGTCGGAGGGACGCTGGACGCAGAGCGAGAAGTTAAG ACCCGTGAGCAGCTACAGGCGGACGTGCAGAGGGCGCAGACGCGGATCGAAGACCTGGAGAAGGCCCTGGCAGAGCAGGGGCAG GACACGAAGTGGATTGAAGAGAAGCAAATGCTGTATCGGAGAAATCAAGAGCTCGTGGAAAAG ATTAAACAAATGGAGACAGAAGAGGCCCGGTTAAAGCATGAGGTCCAGGATGCGAAGGACCAGAACGAGCTGCTGGAGTTCCGGATCCTGGAGCTAGAG gagagggagaggaagtcGCCGGCCATCAACTTCCACCACACCCACTTCGTGGACGGGAAGAGCCCCCTGCAGGCGTACTGCGAGGCCGAAGGCGTGATG GACATCCTGGTCTCGGAGCTGATGAAGAAGCTGGACCTCCTGGGGGACAACGCCGTAAGT AATCTGACCAATGAGGAGCAAGTGGTCGTCATACAAGCCAGGACAGTCCTGACCTTGGCCGAAAAG TGGCTCCAGCAGATCGAAGAGACGGAGTCGGCCCTGCAGCGGAAGATGGTGGACCTGGAGAGCGAGAAG GAGCTGTTCAGTAAACAGAAGGGCTACCTGGACGAGGAGCTGGACTACAGAAAGCAGTGCTTGGACCAAGCTCACAAG cACATCCTGGAGCTGGAAGCCATGCTGTACGACGTCCTGCAGCAGGAAGCTGGGGCCAAAGTGGCAGAAATGCTGCCGGAGGAGGAGCACGAGAAGCTCAGGGTGGCGGTGGAGCAGTGGAAGCGCCAGGTCATGAGCGAGCTGCGCGAGCGGGACGCCCAGATCCTGCGGGAGCGCATGGAGCTGCTGCAGCTGGCGCAGCAG